One part of the Streptomyces ferrugineus genome encodes these proteins:
- the paaE gene encoding 1,2-phenylacetyl-CoA epoxidase subunit PaaE, whose translation MEGLTEAGTAAAPRPRTRRRPAFHRLRVAAVQPLCSDAVAVGFDIPAELAEEFAFEPGQSLTLRREIDGRDERRSYSICSPVGTSPRIGVRVVPGGLFSSWLVNDVHPGDTVEVMAPTGAFTPDLTTPGHHVLIAAGSGITPMMSIAESVLAADSRSTVTLFYGNRRTDTVMFADELADLKDLYPARFQLAHVLSREPREAEVLSGRIDAERLATLIGALVEVRTADHWWLCGPHGMVRDAQGVLAGLGVPDERVHQELFYADDEPVREVHHEEGGPQGPVSQVTITLDGRSTTADLPRERTILDGAQRTRPDLPFACKGGVCGTCRALVTDGKADMRRNFALETAEVAAGYVLTCQSYPVSETLAVDYDS comes from the coding sequence CGCGCCCGCGCACCCGGCGCCGTCCGGCCTTCCACCGCCTGCGCGTGGCCGCCGTACAGCCGCTGTGCTCGGACGCCGTCGCCGTCGGCTTCGACATCCCGGCCGAGCTGGCCGAGGAGTTCGCCTTCGAGCCCGGCCAGTCGCTGACGCTGCGACGCGAGATCGACGGGCGCGACGAGCGGCGGTCGTACTCGATCTGCTCGCCGGTCGGCACCAGCCCGCGCATCGGCGTACGGGTCGTGCCCGGCGGCCTGTTCTCGTCCTGGCTCGTCAACGACGTCCACCCCGGCGACACCGTCGAGGTGATGGCCCCCACCGGCGCCTTCACCCCCGACCTCACCACGCCCGGCCACCATGTGCTGATCGCGGCGGGCTCCGGCATCACGCCCATGATGTCCATCGCCGAGTCCGTCCTGGCCGCCGACTCCCGCTCCACGGTCACCCTCTTCTACGGCAACCGCCGCACCGACACCGTGATGTTCGCCGACGAGCTGGCGGACCTGAAGGACCTCTACCCGGCGCGGTTCCAGCTCGCCCACGTGCTCTCCCGCGAACCCCGCGAGGCCGAGGTGCTCTCCGGCCGTATCGACGCCGAACGGCTCGCCACGCTGATCGGAGCCCTGGTCGAGGTGCGGACCGCCGACCACTGGTGGCTGTGCGGACCGCACGGCATGGTCCGGGACGCGCAGGGCGTGCTGGCGGGACTCGGGGTGCCGGACGAGCGCGTCCACCAGGAGCTGTTCTACGCCGACGACGAGCCCGTACGGGAGGTGCACCACGAGGAGGGCGGCCCGCAGGGGCCCGTCAGCCAGGTCACCATCACCCTCGACGGCCGCTCCACCACCGCCGACCTGCCGCGCGAGCGGACCATCCTCGATGGTGCCCAACGCACCCGCCCCGACCTGCCGTTCGCCTGCAAGGGCGGCGTCTGCGGCACCTGCCGGGCCCTGGTCACCGACGGCAAGGCCGACATGCGGCGCAACTTCGCGCTGGAGACGGCCGAGGTGGCCGCGGGCTATGTGCTGACCTGCCAGTCCTACCCGGTCTCGGAGACGCTGGCGGTCGACTACGACAGCTGA
- a CDS encoding TerD family protein: MVHRLEPLVVRHTRRIPRPCGPAGDGAVAARQFDAALLSVGFKLSAELLERLSALSEGTVVDTAVRTLGTVREMVGDHVRHNVYFVDFPANVPDTYDFWMRCVAEALADDGARASVLEQLSDGVVDLLTLPSYGRYQHSYTEMLGHHEELIAAAGDRMTVLHLGGDADDEVTALYLALAGSGTPLGEDALRDLEALAGKCVDGPQPEEIPVRESRAVINRARLRAGSPPLLDTVTDVLRLACALSDGDVTLVTATRFRGLSRPVRRALLAGLDSVVAAAPAKLADVHPYREDFKRLGERLHPHEYPQWPHAADVFAVARGEKEARSFDSRVEELLGMHDVTGAARLLKSAPGKLFRSLDRLLRMALDQDERTAVAAAAEEVVAEVSGRVLLSVREHLANRARETGEPRVFVNRLGRAWVTEDERPPVLPPERERLVAVLDAELRRRLPAPDHLLIDPDVLDVALPLSGRAAPAGLGVLPRGSVSAVEGELLRFFVYWKQAAHRTDYDLSALMLDPGYATVCWLAYTNLADLEGEHSGDITEAPDGASEFIDLRLGAVRGAFVVPQVNIFAGEGFEEVEESFFGFMLRDAGQRGRPFEPRTVRMKSGLRGPGRVALPLAFLRGLDGRWRAKWLHLYLKGTPSANRVEANQVSVATLLRGIVEREQLTVRYLTGLMDASTTTLWDGRTVPEGPVTYIGLERPEGLHPESRIVVPGNLRDLIPA; this comes from the coding sequence ATGGTCCACCGTCTCGAACCCCTGGTCGTCCGGCACACCCGTCGCATCCCCCGCCCCTGTGGACCCGCAGGTGACGGGGCCGTCGCGGCACGGCAGTTCGACGCCGCGCTGCTGTCCGTGGGTTTCAAGCTCTCGGCGGAGCTGCTGGAGCGGCTGTCGGCGCTGAGCGAGGGCACGGTCGTCGACACCGCCGTGCGGACGCTGGGCACCGTGCGCGAGATGGTCGGCGACCATGTGCGGCACAACGTCTACTTCGTCGACTTCCCGGCCAACGTGCCGGACACGTACGACTTCTGGATGCGCTGCGTCGCGGAGGCCCTCGCCGACGACGGAGCGCGGGCGAGCGTTCTGGAGCAGCTCAGCGACGGTGTCGTCGATCTGCTCACCCTGCCGTCGTACGGCCGCTACCAGCACTCGTACACCGAGATGCTCGGCCACCACGAGGAGCTGATCGCCGCGGCGGGCGACCGTATGACGGTCCTGCACCTCGGCGGCGACGCGGACGACGAAGTCACCGCCCTGTACCTGGCGCTGGCGGGCAGCGGCACTCCGCTGGGCGAGGACGCGCTGCGGGACCTCGAGGCGCTCGCCGGGAAGTGCGTGGACGGGCCGCAGCCCGAGGAGATCCCGGTCCGGGAGAGCCGCGCCGTGATCAACCGGGCCCGGCTGCGGGCCGGTTCGCCGCCGCTGCTGGACACCGTCACCGATGTGCTGCGGCTGGCCTGCGCGCTGTCGGACGGCGATGTGACGCTGGTGACGGCCACGCGGTTCCGGGGGCTGTCCCGGCCGGTGCGCCGTGCCCTGCTGGCGGGCCTCGACTCGGTGGTCGCCGCCGCGCCCGCCAAGCTCGCGGACGTGCACCCGTACCGCGAGGACTTCAAGCGGCTCGGCGAGCGGCTGCACCCGCACGAGTACCCGCAGTGGCCGCACGCCGCCGACGTGTTCGCGGTCGCCCGGGGCGAGAAGGAGGCGCGCTCCTTCGACAGCCGGGTCGAGGAGCTGCTCGGCATGCACGACGTCACCGGCGCCGCGCGGCTGCTGAAGTCCGCGCCCGGAAAGCTGTTCCGGTCCCTGGACCGGCTGCTGCGCATGGCCCTCGACCAGGACGAGCGCACCGCGGTCGCGGCCGCCGCCGAGGAGGTCGTGGCCGAGGTCTCCGGACGGGTCCTGCTGTCGGTCCGCGAGCACCTCGCCAATCGCGCCCGGGAGACCGGCGAGCCCCGCGTGTTCGTGAACCGGCTCGGCCGCGCCTGGGTCACCGAGGACGAGCGTCCGCCCGTGCTGCCGCCCGAGCGGGAGCGCCTGGTGGCCGTCCTCGACGCGGAGCTGCGACGCCGGCTGCCCGCCCCGGACCATCTGCTGATCGACCCGGACGTCCTGGATGTCGCGCTGCCGCTCAGCGGCCGGGCGGCCCCGGCCGGGCTCGGTGTGCTGCCCCGCGGCTCGGTGTCCGCCGTGGAGGGCGAGCTGCTGCGCTTCTTCGTGTACTGGAAGCAGGCCGCCCACCGCACCGACTACGACCTGTCGGCGCTGATGCTGGACCCCGGCTACGCGACGGTGTGCTGGCTGGCGTACACCAACCTCGCGGACCTGGAGGGCGAGCACTCCGGTGACATCACCGAGGCACCCGACGGCGCCTCGGAGTTCATCGACCTGCGGCTCGGCGCCGTGCGCGGCGCGTTCGTCGTCCCGCAGGTCAACATCTTCGCCGGGGAGGGCTTCGAGGAGGTCGAGGAGTCGTTCTTCGGGTTCATGCTGCGGGACGCCGGGCAGCGGGGCCGTCCGTTCGAGCCGCGTACCGTGCGTATGAAGTCCGGTCTGCGCGGGCCGGGCCGGGTGGCGCTGCCGCTGGCGTTCCTGCGCGGCCTCGACGGACGCTGGCGCGCCAAGTGGCTGCACCTGTATCTGAAGGGGACCCCGTCGGCCAACCGAGTCGAGGCCAACCAGGTGTCGGTGGCGACGCTGCTGCGCGGCATCGTGGAGCGCGAGCAGCTCACCGTGCGCTATCTCACGGGCCTGATGGACGCCTCGACGACGACCTTGTGGGACGGCAGGACCGTCCCGGAGGGTCCCGTCACCTACATCGGCCTGGAGCGGCCCGAGGGGCTGCACCCCGAGTCGCGGATCGTCGTCCCCGGAAACCTGCGCGACCTGATCCCGGCGTGA
- a CDS encoding Dyp-type peroxidase, whose translation MPSSKPSSIRSAGALPQPVLSQPAPVAVFLVVTMEPGGEPAVRDLLAGLAGLVRAVGFPSPDGGLCCVAGVGSAAWDRLFEGPRPRRLHPFEELEGPRHRAVATPGDLLFHIRAARTDLCFALSAEIMKRLRGAVTVQDEVQAFAYFDSRNLLGFVDGTENPVGRAAAEAAVVGDEDPTFRAGSYAIVQKYVHDVDAWEALAVEAQEKVIGRSKLTNIELDVPGSHIDVNTVTGPDGEELEILRGAMPFGRPGHGEFGTYFIAYARTPGIPESMLRNMFLGGPESGPDPILDYSQAVTGTLFFCPSATFLEAIPEEDDPD comes from the coding sequence ATGCCGTCATCCAAGCCGTCGTCCATACGCTCGGCCGGTGCACTGCCGCAGCCCGTGCTGAGTCAGCCGGCACCGGTCGCGGTGTTCCTGGTGGTCACGATGGAGCCTGGGGGAGAGCCCGCGGTACGCGATCTGCTGGCCGGCCTCGCGGGACTCGTACGGGCCGTCGGTTTCCCCAGTCCCGACGGGGGCCTGTGCTGTGTGGCCGGCGTCGGATCCGCGGCGTGGGACCGGCTGTTCGAGGGCCCGCGTCCCCGACGGCTGCATCCCTTCGAGGAGTTGGAAGGACCCCGGCATCGCGCCGTGGCCACCCCGGGAGACCTGCTCTTCCACATCCGCGCCGCGCGCACGGATCTGTGCTTCGCCCTGTCCGCCGAGATCATGAAGCGGCTGCGCGGCGCGGTCACCGTCCAGGACGAGGTCCAGGCCTTCGCCTACTTCGACTCGCGCAACCTCCTCGGCTTCGTCGACGGCACCGAGAACCCGGTCGGCCGGGCCGCGGCCGAGGCGGCCGTCGTCGGCGACGAGGACCCCACCTTCCGGGCCGGCAGCTATGCGATCGTCCAGAAGTACGTGCACGACGTCGACGCCTGGGAGGCACTCGCCGTCGAGGCCCAGGAGAAGGTGATCGGCCGCTCCAAGCTGACCAACATCGAGCTCGACGTCCCCGGCTCCCACATCGACGTGAACACCGTCACCGGCCCGGACGGGGAGGAGCTGGAGATACTGCGCGGCGCCATGCCGTTCGGCAGGCCCGGCCACGGCGAGTTCGGCACGTACTTCATCGCCTACGCCCGGACACCCGGGATACCGGAGTCCATGCTCCGCAACATGTTCCTGGGCGGCCCCGAATCCGGCCCCGACCCGATCCTGGACTACTCCCAGGCCGTCACCGGAACCCTCTTCTTCTGCCCCTCGGCGACCTTCCTGGAGGCCATCCCGGAAGAGGACGACCCGGACTGA
- a CDS encoding DUF5997 family protein, which produces MTSHQSTQSMKPATAAKKLGVYLEATPAEFREGVVTRAELNALQADPPQWLRDLRRDGPHPRPVVAQKLGVSIAGLARGGATEPLTTEQIEALKQEQPEWLVKERATQAEVRKEAARVKKRNAEREAQGS; this is translated from the coding sequence ATGACGTCGCACCAAAGCACCCAGTCCATGAAGCCCGCGACCGCGGCGAAGAAGCTGGGTGTGTACCTCGAAGCCACCCCCGCCGAGTTCCGGGAGGGGGTCGTCACGCGCGCGGAGCTGAACGCGCTCCAGGCCGACCCTCCGCAGTGGCTGCGCGACCTGCGACGCGACGGCCCGCACCCGCGCCCGGTCGTGGCGCAGAAGCTCGGCGTCTCCATCGCGGGGCTGGCCCGCGGCGGTGCCACCGAGCCCCTGACCACCGAGCAGATCGAGGCGCTGAAGCAGGAGCAGCCTGAGTGGCTGGTCAAGGAGCGCGCCACCCAGGCCGAGGTGCGCAAGGAGGCGGCCCGGGTCAAGAAGCGGAACGCCGAGCGCGAGGCGCAGGGGTCCTGA
- a CDS encoding LysR family substrate-binding domain-containing protein codes for MTGSEASPSSPQAAPSFRLAYVPGVTPSKWVRIWNERFPDIPLTLHSVTAAQAPELLREGGADAGFVRLPVDRTFFSAIPLYTETTVVVVPKDHVIAAVEEVTAEDLADEVVFHPLDDVLGWERPPGEPAFERPATTADAVELVAAGVGLLVVPQSLARLHHRKDLTYRTLVDAPQSSIALSWPEEATTDLVEDFIGVVRGRTVNSTRGRTTSQPPATTDQPKRKRPDTGAGARRQPGTGTGTGGGRRGGAKGAKGAKGARRGKPRRRS; via the coding sequence GTGACAGGCTCGGAAGCATCCCCGTCCTCCCCGCAGGCAGCGCCGTCGTTCCGGCTCGCATACGTCCCGGGAGTGACCCCCTCGAAGTGGGTGCGGATCTGGAACGAGCGCTTCCCCGACATCCCCCTCACCCTGCACTCGGTGACCGCCGCGCAGGCGCCCGAACTGCTCCGGGAGGGCGGCGCGGACGCCGGTTTCGTACGGCTTCCGGTCGACCGTACGTTCTTCAGCGCGATCCCGCTCTACACCGAGACCACGGTGGTCGTCGTCCCGAAGGACCACGTGATCGCGGCGGTCGAGGAGGTCACCGCCGAGGACCTGGCCGACGAGGTCGTCTTCCACCCCCTCGACGACGTCCTGGGCTGGGAGCGGCCACCGGGGGAGCCCGCCTTCGAGCGCCCCGCCACCACCGCGGACGCCGTCGAACTCGTCGCGGCGGGCGTCGGCCTGCTCGTCGTCCCCCAGTCGCTGGCCCGCCTCCACCACCGCAAGGACCTCACCTACCGCACGCTGGTGGACGCCCCGCAGTCGAGCATCGCCCTGTCCTGGCCGGAGGAGGCGACCACCGACCTGGTCGAGGACTTCATCGGCGTCGTCCGCGGCCGAACGGTCAACAGCACACGGGGCCGTACGACGTCCCAGCCCCCGGCGACCACGGACCAGCCGAAGCGCAAGCGCCCCGACACCGGGGCCGGCGCACGCCGCCAGCCGGGGACCGGGACCGGGACCGGCGGCGGCCGGCGCGGCGGCGCCAAGGGAGCAAAGGGAGCCAAGGGCGCGCGGCGCGGGAAGCCCCGGCGCAGGTCGTAG
- a CDS encoding beta-L-arabinofuranosidase domain-containing protein, whose protein sequence is MAPPLSRRSLLHAAALAAATPAIGYPATGRAAAAVEATQAAAAAAPAAWTVQPFALDDVALRPGLFADKRQLMLDHARGYDVNRLLQVFRANAGLATGGAVAPGGWEGLDGEANGNLRGHYTGHFLTMLSQAYAGTGEQVFIDRIRTMVGALTEVRAALRKDPAVLSVGGKFGTAAENVRGSYQYVDLPAAVLAGASAITLSAWVKPTHDGNWARVFDFGDNNTRYLYLAARNAGGVPRFAITTRGPGGEQGLDGTAPLPLNQWSHLAVTIAGGTGTLYVNGTAVARNTAMTLTPAALGTLANNWLGRSNFATDPVFAGAYDEFNVWSRALSAAEIGDLQGRRAADASAGRGDLASYGFDETSGGTFADASGRGLTATLRRTWGGPSHPGFLAAYPETQFIDLESRTTSDYTKVWAPYYTAHKILRGVLDAYLATDDDRALDLASGMCDWMYARLSKLPEATLQRMWGLFSSGEFGGIVEAICDLHAITGKPEHLALAQLFDLDRLIDNCAANTDILDGLHANQHIPIFTGYLRLYDATGEQRYLDAARNFWGMVVPHRMYGIGGTSTGEFWKARDVIAGTISATDAETCCAYNMLKLSRTLFFHEQRPKYMDYYERALYNQVLGSKQDRADAEKPLVTYFIGLTPGHVRDYTPKQGTTCCEGTGMESATKYQDSVYFKAADGGALYVNLYSPSRLDWAEKGVTVTQSTTFPLEQSTTLTIGGGSAAFALRLRVPSWATAGFRVTVNGSAVSGTPTPGSYFSVSRTWRGGDTVRISMPFRLRVEKAIDDPSLQTLFHGPVNLVARDSSTSYLRLGLYRNAGLSGDLLPSLTPVNGKPLHHTLDGTEFAPFFEGTEDPTHAYFRRSEPRVIFGDTDSGVANPAKSDGTTLLDEIWAGAPFAAKGALVTRVRSTVNAWVAAGLLSQADGQTVVRTAERATYAP, encoded by the coding sequence ATGGCACCGCCCCTCTCCAGACGATCCCTTCTCCATGCCGCCGCCCTCGCCGCCGCGACCCCCGCGATCGGCTACCCGGCGACCGGCCGGGCCGCGGCCGCCGTTGAGGCGACACAGGCCGCGGCGGCCGCTGCCCCGGCCGCCTGGACCGTGCAGCCCTTCGCCCTCGACGACGTGGCCCTCAGGCCCGGACTCTTCGCGGACAAACGGCAGTTGATGCTCGATCACGCCCGCGGCTACGACGTGAACCGGCTGCTCCAGGTCTTCCGCGCCAACGCCGGGCTCGCCACCGGTGGCGCCGTCGCGCCCGGCGGCTGGGAGGGGCTGGACGGTGAGGCCAACGGGAATCTGCGCGGGCACTACACCGGGCACTTCCTGACCATGCTGTCGCAGGCGTATGCCGGCACCGGCGAGCAGGTGTTCATCGACAGGATCCGCACCATGGTCGGGGCGCTGACCGAGGTGCGCGCGGCGCTGCGGAAGGACCCGGCCGTGCTGAGCGTCGGTGGGAAGTTCGGCACGGCCGCCGAGAACGTCCGCGGGTCGTACCAGTACGTCGATCTGCCCGCCGCCGTCCTCGCGGGCGCCTCGGCGATCACCCTGTCCGCCTGGGTCAAGCCCACCCACGACGGCAACTGGGCGCGTGTCTTCGACTTCGGCGACAACAACACCCGGTACCTGTACCTGGCCGCCCGCAACGCCGGCGGTGTGCCGCGCTTCGCCATCACGACCCGCGGACCGGGCGGCGAACAGGGCCTCGACGGCACCGCCCCGCTGCCGCTGAACCAGTGGAGCCACCTCGCGGTCACCATCGCCGGCGGCACCGGCACGCTGTACGTCAACGGCACGGCCGTGGCCCGCAACACGGCGATGACCCTCACCCCGGCCGCCCTCGGCACCCTCGCCAACAACTGGCTCGGCCGCTCCAACTTCGCCACCGACCCCGTCTTCGCGGGCGCCTACGACGAGTTCAACGTCTGGTCCCGTGCCCTGAGCGCCGCCGAGATCGGCGACTTGCAGGGCCGGCGGGCGGCGGACGCCTCCGCCGGGCGCGGCGATCTGGCGTCGTACGGCTTCGACGAGACCTCCGGCGGGACGTTCGCCGACGCCTCCGGACGCGGGCTCACCGCCACCCTGCGCCGCACCTGGGGCGGGCCCAGCCACCCCGGGTTCCTGGCCGCGTACCCCGAGACGCAGTTCATCGACCTGGAGTCGAGGACCACCAGCGACTACACCAAGGTCTGGGCGCCGTACTACACCGCGCACAAGATCCTCCGCGGCGTGTTGGACGCCTACCTCGCCACCGACGACGACCGCGCCCTCGACCTCGCGTCCGGCATGTGCGACTGGATGTACGCACGGCTGTCGAAGCTGCCCGAGGCCACCCTGCAGCGCATGTGGGGGCTGTTCTCCAGCGGCGAGTTCGGCGGCATCGTCGAGGCGATCTGCGATCTGCACGCGATCACCGGCAAGCCCGAACACCTCGCGCTGGCCCAGCTGTTCGACCTCGACCGGCTCATCGACAACTGCGCCGCGAACACCGACATCCTCGACGGGCTGCACGCCAACCAGCACATACCGATCTTCACCGGCTATCTGCGGCTGTACGACGCGACCGGCGAGCAGCGCTATCTCGACGCCGCCCGGAACTTCTGGGGCATGGTCGTGCCGCACCGCATGTACGGCATCGGCGGCACCAGCACCGGTGAGTTCTGGAAGGCACGGGACGTCATCGCGGGCACGATCAGCGCCACCGACGCCGAGACGTGCTGTGCGTACAACATGCTGAAGCTCAGCCGGACGCTGTTCTTCCACGAGCAGCGGCCGAAGTACATGGACTACTACGAGCGGGCCCTGTACAACCAGGTCCTCGGCTCCAAGCAGGACCGGGCGGACGCCGAGAAGCCGCTGGTCACGTACTTCATCGGGCTGACGCCGGGCCATGTGCGCGACTACACGCCCAAGCAGGGCACGACCTGCTGCGAGGGCACGGGCATGGAGAGCGCCACCAAGTACCAGGACTCGGTGTACTTCAAGGCCGCCGACGGCGGCGCGCTGTACGTCAACCTGTACAGCCCGTCCCGGCTGGACTGGGCGGAGAAGGGCGTGACGGTCACGCAGAGCACCACGTTCCCGCTTGAGCAGAGCACCACGCTCACCATCGGCGGCGGCAGCGCGGCCTTCGCCCTCAGGCTGCGGGTGCCGTCGTGGGCCACCGCCGGGTTCCGGGTGACGGTCAACGGCAGCGCGGTGAGCGGCACTCCGACGCCGGGCAGCTACTTCAGCGTGTCGCGGACGTGGCGCGGCGGGGACACCGTGCGGATCTCCATGCCGTTCCGGCTGCGCGTGGAGAAGGCGATCGACGATCCCTCGCTGCAGACCCTGTTCCACGGCCCGGTCAATCTCGTCGCCCGCGACTCGTCGACGAGCTACCTGCGGCTGGGCCTGTACCGCAACGCCGGCCTGTCCGGCGACCTGCTGCCCTCGCTCACCCCGGTGAACGGCAAGCCGCTTCACCACACCCTCGACGGCACCGAGTTCGCCCCGTTCTTCGAGGGCACCGAGGACCCGACGCACGCCTACTTCCGGCGCTCCGAACCCAGGGTGATCTTCGGCGACACCGACTCCGGCGTCGCCAACCCCGCCAAGTCCGACGGCACCACGCTGCTGGACGAGATCTGGGCCGGGGCGCCCTTCGCCGCCAAGGGTGCGCTGGTGACACGGGTGCGGTCCACCGTGAACGCATGGGTCGCCGCGGGGCTGCTCAGCCAGGCCGACGGGCAGACGGTCGTACGCACGGCGGAGCGGGCGACGTACGCCCCCTGA
- a CDS encoding Lrp/AsnC family transcriptional regulator, with the protein MPVDELDTRILRLLLEQPRTSVREYARVLGVARGTLQARLDRLERDGVITGTGPTLSPAALGHPVLAFVHIEVTQGHLDDVGDALAAVPEIVEAFSITGGGDLLTRVVARDNAHLEDVIQKLISLPGVVRTRTEMALRERVTHRLLPLVESIGRAAVRR; encoded by the coding sequence ATGCCCGTGGACGAGCTCGACACCCGGATCCTGCGATTGCTGCTGGAGCAGCCCCGCACCAGCGTGCGCGAGTACGCCCGCGTCCTCGGCGTCGCGCGCGGCACGCTCCAGGCCAGGCTGGACCGGCTGGAGCGGGACGGGGTGATCACCGGCACGGGGCCGACGCTCTCCCCCGCCGCCCTCGGCCACCCGGTGCTGGCGTTCGTGCACATCGAGGTCACCCAGGGTCATCTGGACGACGTGGGCGACGCGCTCGCCGCCGTGCCGGAGATCGTGGAGGCCTTCTCGATCACGGGCGGCGGGGATCTGCTGACCCGGGTGGTGGCCCGCGACAACGCCCACCTGGAGGACGTGATCCAGAAGCTGATCAGCCTGCCCGGCGTGGTCCGCACCCGCACCGAGATGGCCCTGCGTGAGCGTGTCACGCACCGGCTGCTGCCCCTGGTGGAGTCGATCGGGCGGGCCGCGGTCCGGAGATGA